Genomic DNA from Coregonus clupeaformis isolate EN_2021a chromosome 9, ASM2061545v1, whole genome shotgun sequence:
AAAGAGGTAGAGGACTCAaaaagcctgttttagcatgggcagcgccattgaggactttcaccatttttaagtagtcaactgactgggacttcctatgggttaaggaaggatcacataattccatccaggtcactgggagggatcagccaattaattatactcatgaggaaacattccataactgcaggtggcagtgaatcaccaaccttggctttatacctgttcaaacaacacactcaaGGTGGCAGTGTGTACTACTTCAAactggagatggcctcaatgttGTGTGGATACCCAACATTGAATTGCATTGAATTCTACATCAGGCAGAAATGAGCTTTGAATCAGGAAAGTTTCCTCTCACGACCTCTACAaaccagaatgttgaataaaattatattttaacgtactttaccggttgtctgtgtggatggtcctattcgcagtaggaatgtgagacaatatatccacaggaaagtataattacatAAACCTTTCTAGGGCCGTCTtcgacaaaaaaacaaacaatggtCAACTGAAAAAAGTATGTTCTTTTTACCAATCAATTACTCTACATTTTTaattgtgtatttttccatacagtgcattgggaaagtattcagaccccttgactttttccacattttgttaagttacagccttattctaaaattgatttaaaaaaaatttgccctcatcaatctacacacaataccccataatgacaaagcaaaaacaggtttttgaaatgtttgcaaatttattaaaaataaaaaacagaaatatcacagtattcagacccttcactcagtactttgttgaagcacctttggcagtgattacagccttaagtcttcttgggtatgacgctacaagcatggcacacctgtatttggggagtttctcccattcttctctgcagatcctctcaagctctgtccagtctgaggtctggagcaggttttcatcaaggatctctctgtactttgctccgttcatctttccctcgatcctgactagtctcacagtccctgttgctgaaaaacatccccacagcatgatgctgccaccaccatgcttcaccgtagggatggtgccagatttcctccagatgtgacacttggcattaagggctaattcaatcttggtttcatcagaccagatttttatttttattttatttcacctttatttaaccaggtaagccagttgagaacaggttctcatttacaactgcgacctggccaagataaagcaaagtagtgcaataaaaacaacacagagttacatatggggtaaaaaaaacataaagtcagaaatacaacagaaaatatatatacagtgtgtgcaaatgtagcaagttatggaggtaaggcaataaataggctatagtgcagaataattacaatagtattaacactggaatgctagatgtgcaagagattatgtgcaaatagagatactggggtgcaaaagagcaaaataaataacaatatagggatgaggtagttgggtgggctaatttcagatgggctgtgtacaggtgcagtgatcggtaaggtgctctgacaactgatgcttaaagttattgagggagataagagtctccagcttcagagatttttgcaattcgttccagtcattggcagcagagaactggaaggaatggcggcccaaaggaggtgttggctttgggaatgaccagtgagatatacctgctggagcgcagactacgggtgggtgctgctatggtgaccaatgagctaagataaggcggggatttgcctagcagtgatttatagatggcctggagccagtgggtttgacgacggacatgtagtgaggaccagccaacaagagcgtacaggtcacagtggtgggtagtgtatggggctttggagacaaaacggatggcactgtgatagactacatccaatttgctgagtagagtgttggaggctattttgtaaatgacatcgccgaagtcaaggatcggtaggatagtcagttttacgagggcatgtttggcagcatgagtgaaggaggctttgttgcgaaataggaagccgattctagatttaactttggattggagattctttatgtgagtctggaagttgagtttacagtctaaccagacacctagatatttgtagttgtccacatactctaggtcagacccgtcgagagtggtgattctagtcgggtgggcgggtgctagcagcgttcgattgaaaagcatgcatttagttttactagtgtttaagagcagttgaaggctactgaaggattgttgtatggcattgaagctcgtttggaggtttgttaacacagtgtccaatgaagggccagatgtatacaaaatggtgttgtctgctgGTGACtctggatctgagagtcaccagcagcaagagcgacatcattgatatacacggagaaaagggtcggcccaagaattgaaccctgtggcacccccatagagactgccataggtccagacaatcttgtttctcatggtctgagagtatttaggtgccttttggcaaactccaagcgggctgtcatgtgccttttagtgaggagtggcttccgtctggccactctaccataaaggcctgattggtggagtgctgcagagatggttgtccttctggaaggttctcccatctccacaaaggagcTCTggagggttcttggtcaccttcctgaccgaggcccttctcccccaattgctcagtttggccgggtggccagctctaggaagagtcttggtggttccaaacttcttccatttatgaatgatggaggccactgtgttcttggggaccttcaatgctgcagacattttttggtacccttcccccagatctgtgcctcgacataatcctgtctcggagctctacggacaattccttcgacctcatggcttcgtttttcctctgacatgcactgtcaactgtgggatcttatatagacaggtcagtacctttccaaataatgtccaatcaattgaatttaccacaggtggactccaatcaagttgtagaaacatctcaaggatgatcaatgcacctgagcttaatttcaagtctcatagcaaagggtctgaatacttatgttttatttgcaatacatttgcaaacatttctaaaaacctgtttttgctttatcattatggggtattgtgtgtagattgatgaggaaaaaaaataatgtaatcaattttagaataaggctgtaacataagaaaatgtggaaaaagtcaaggggtctgaatacattccgaatgcactgtatgtaatggggaattgatatacactaacaatcaaactcaaacaattcacacaatgaagttatgaaacaatgaatgtgcacaagtGCATTGTACATCTGGGCGCATGGTCAATCCGATGTgtgcattggccatgcagcattttCGGTCAGGGCAAGATtggcctcagcagaagtcagggcattcatacttcttgcgcttcgcggCGCAGTGccgagctgttgtcaaggaagtgagtttgtgtttatacactAACCGTACCGTCAATCAATCATGTCAATGCtgagctatacagagccctcctCATTGTTACATTTGGGAGGCGCATGGCGATGTGGTACAGAGCTGATGGGTGcaaatatatttatttgtttaacactttctggttactacatgattccatacgtggaTGTGGGGACTCCACTCAAGCGTCTTTCTATGCCCGCTATGTTAGTTCACACCTAACATTACTTTCAACCACAgctagaaggaaatcagtcacaCCGCTATACACCTCACTGTGTTCCTATGGTAAACATGTCAAAGTGTGTATATTTTGGCTGAAAAAGAGATCGGTCTACTACGAGGGCATAGTATCATTCTATTCAGAGGTTACATGGTTTTACAGTGGATCACACTTTGTCCTTTATTGTATTCAGTGGTTAATGGATTAGTTTATAGGCTGTCACTGTTTGGCACAGACACCTCCCATTTGTAGCTAAGAGTTGATCCAGTTAGTGTGTGGGTCTCCAGCCATGTCAGAATTGCTGTTCGTTGATGACTCACTTGTTTAGCTGGTCAGAGTAGGTGAGACTGTATTACTGTGTATACATGCAGTCTAACAGAATGAAAGCAGTGGTCCCACTCTGTACCCTCGCACTGCTGTGAGCAGTCCTTTTTAGGGAATGTTCTGATTCTAGACACTGTACTCCAATGTAGAGCACCATCACATCTCCATTCACGCACCCTAGAAGTATCCTCATGTTGTTTCCCCCCCCCCATCAGAACCTTTTCCATGCACCCCTCCATCTCCTTTTTtctccccagtctcaccccccCCCCAGCCAGTTACTGCCTAACCTCATGCTGAGCAGTTTAGTGGGCACTCAAGCTGAACAAAACCTTGGCAGGCGAAAGAGAAGTGTCATACGCCTCCACTGGATCCTGCCGGAAGTCTcgttctgtccctctccctgccagTTATAAAATAAACCTTATGCTGGCAGTAAATATAAACCATTCAAAAGCAGAATAATTTAAAATTAAACTGAACTTTATTTCATAATCATTTCttatagtcaatatacaacatACAAAAATATTGAGCTCTGGAAAGGTGTCCAACATCTTGATTAGAATTGACATCTTACTGCATCTTTCCCATTAACAGCATATTCTAGCAACATCTTATTTCAACTTTCACTCATTACTAAACAGAGTGCAGTATATATGGACATTTTCCCATTCCTATGTAACCGTGTCCATTGTTCAAAATGTTTAACAAAACATGATTGTACAGACTTTGGACACCATGTTTTTGTGTTGTGTGAATGTGTTGATTGTGTGCATCTAtgcagtgtgtgtttgagagttTTTGGTCCCAGTTTTGGTCCAGTTTGGTCTTGAAGTTCGGGTCGGTCCCGTTTGTTCAAGTTAACAGACATAGCGTCTCAGTCTTCAGTGATGGGCCGAGAAAGGGAGTATACTCAGGTCTAGGGTGACGGAGCATTGTCATGGTTTTAAGGGTTGTTGTTCAGGATCTGCCTAGGTCGCCCGTACCCAGTCATGCCAGCCTGAGATGCCCCCTTGTTGGTGCCCATCTGCAGGCCGATGACACTCTTTCCCTCATTCAGCTGGTCCTCAGAGAACTCACGTCTGTTCTCCACTGACTTCCTGCACAGACAAAGTAATGTCCTTCACTACATATTTTAATCAAATGTTGGCCTTTATTACCAAAATGGGAATACGCAGAGAGCCATAATGACAGTACTGTTTTTACAGAGGAAAGGACACAGAATGAGGCGCCAACTCACTTATGGAACCAGTTGGGGTCGCCGTGGTAAGTCCCATCGTCCCTGGTGACAGCCATGCTTCCCAAGGCCATCAGGGTCCTCTGGACAGCAGCCAGGTCTTTCCCTACAGACAATAGACATTGATACTGCACATCCAGACATGTTTATTAAGTTaaactactactaatactgtggtcctctgtagctcagctggtagagcacggcgcttgtaacgccaaggtagtgggttcgatcccccgggaccacccatacacacaaaaaaaaaatgtatgcacgcatgactgtaagtcgctttggataaaagcgtctgctaaatggcatattattattattattaaactacTGTATAGTATAACAGTGAATGTAGCTGGAGTGACTAGACAGGGTGACTAAGCAACAATATCATTTAAAACCTTGTATCCATCTGTATAGCATGCTAGTTGAGCTGCGAATAGAAGTGATGTGTATGACATGTAATGTGGAGGGAGGGGGTACAGCTGATAGCAGCTGGCTGGACATACCCTCCCAGAGGTCAACTGTCTGGAACATGTCAGTCTTGGTGATGCCGTACTTCTCAGCTGCATTGAGGAACTGGGAGATCTGCTCCATCTGTTTGAAGGCCATGCCTGAACTCTGGATCTTCCTGATTGGCTTGTTCCCACTGGACAGGCTGTTGATCAGTTCACACAGCAcctggagagagggataggggtgAGAAATGTACTACCTGTGCAAGACTGGTACACTAATTTAAAGACACTCTACATTCACACAGACATGAGGTGTGAGAAGGACAGGCACTCACACATCCGTCCTTGAGCCAGTTCTGCCAGCCGGTCTTGCCTGCCTCaggttggcccactccagcgccacACTGGGCAATGATCCACTCAGTCAACCTCTCCTCCAGATCCTGGTCATACTTTTTATCGATCTTACTCTGCACCTCACGGCTCAGACCGTAGGAGGGACCTTTGTTTGCCATTGTTGTtcctacagggagagagatatCATTTCAGATAAGGCAGGCAAACATTGGTTTGTTCTGTTGCATATGGTATCGACCATCTATACACTTAAGTTACATAGAAGCTAACCTATAAGGTAAAGGCAAAGTATAGAAGACAGAGTGAAAGAGCTGGCCTTACCCTTAAGGCTTTAAAAACAAAGATAAAAAAACAATTCAAAGGTATCATATTTATTTTATCCTTAACTATATTGGCAGTTTAAAACTGTGGCTCACCTAGGTTAAAAGACATCCAACTGACAAACATTTGGGCACACCTATTTAAAATGATAGGTGACCTAATTACCAGGGTTAAAATCAGCTGTGTCAATTAGCCATATCATTGGAGTTCGGCTAATAGAAACAAAGAAACAATTAAATactggtgtaatcattagtccaagagtttctaatggacaaattcaggtaggtcccgccCAGTTtagttccgtttgcttccgttcaagaaatgttttgctacagaATTGacataatgaatacaccccacaTCAACACAATTTGCCATAGAGGTTTTAGATGGTGGATAAGTAAACTTAGAACTGTTGGGctgagtttacacaggcagctcaaTTCTGATCTTTTCTTCTTTGGAATTGGGTTGGCAGATCGCATTCAACTTTTAAGGTGCATACACTGCCACCTAcggtactggagtgtgaggccagtcaCGACATACCAACATTAAATTATCTTCATTAGTCCTGTTCCTCTAAGAAAGTAAAACAGAGCACTAGACACCACTTCCCTCCCCCtactacaccacccaaaccctgTCCAGCTTTTTAACCCTTTTACACAATCTCTCCCTATCTACATCATACAGCTCACAAAAtatcaacacatgctccaccgtttcctCCACTAAATGCTCATCACACAGACCTGTTCCATGTCTCACTATCATCCACAAAGTGGATTCTGATCATCCATAAAGTGAAAaacatatcagaattgggctgcctgtgtaaatgcagcctaattggtcttttgaccaatcagatcagctctaaaaagatctgatgtgaaattATCTGATGTGattagtcaaaagaccaattaggctgcatttacacaggcagcccaattctgatatgttTTTCACATATTgggcttttgaccaatcagatcagctctgacaaatatctgatgtgattggtcaaaattgggctgcctgtgtaaacgcagcttagtggaaaaaagatcagaattgggctgattGAATTAATAAATACACAAAGCACTACTGGGCTTAAATAAACCTTGAAAGAAATCTATACTTTGAGTAAAAATGATGAACCCGAATGTCTGTAGGTGAAGAGCCACTTCCTCACATTGAGAATTCCATGAATACTTTGATAGTTTTTCTATATGTGTAACAGTGGCAGTTTAACTCTTTCTCCTTTTGTCTTGGCTCAACAGACCCACTTAATAGACGGAACAGCGCTCACATTCATGTCCCTGGCCTGCCCAAACCCTCCAAACTGGCCATGAGTCAACACAAGTACAGTAGGTCCGCAAATGTGACTGCAGTCCTATGATATAGATCTGAACTCTGATCTGATCTTGAGGTCGGGGTTTGGGGTTCGGGGTTCAGAACTCATAACAGAGAGCCTCCCAACTTGAAGAATACTATGCCAGGGGGGCACATGTAGACCAGAGCATGCAAATGGACAAATGGACCACCAGATGGAGACTTCAGATTTAGACTCAATTCTTGGACTGTATAATCAAAAAGTCTCAGCACCTGTGCTGTGATCTTGAACCATAACTCTCACAGAACCTCTCAGAGCTGGGGGTCAAAGGTTAATGTCATCTCTCTGTGAGCCTGCTGCTCTCATTGACTTCTAGCTGCTTCCTGTCCTCCTCCCCGGCCACACCCTGCTGTCTACATCCTGTTTGGCTCAGTCCTCCCATCTGTCACGTCCTTCCTCTCTCACTGAGGTAGCTGTTAGAGTAAACTTTCATAGACCTGCTCACACTCTTCTGTGTATTAGAGCCCATCAAAGTCCCCTGCAAGTGACAAACCCTATGGCCCAGTGTATACTGTGCAATGTATGTAAATGCACAGGGCATTATGCTAGCTAGATGAGATTGTTGGGATAAATGTCCTACAACAGAAATTACCTTATGATCTTACTGTATGAGTCAAAGTATGGCATAGTGACTATCTGGACATTGCTCAGAAGGTTACTCATGTTGCTGCATGGTGAGTAAGAAAATATTTTATCAGTAGGAGCTAGAATTAACAGCAACATGCTCCTCTCCTCTTTACTTTCTCTTTATGCATGCCTCAAAAGTCAACATTCAGGTATCAGTTATAAATCCACATTGATTCATGCTATTGCAATAGTATTAAATGTCCCGTATCAAGTCTTGTGGCTTCTAATGTGTTTGGAAAGGAGGTGGAGGCACTGCTTGTGTGCATGTGTCAATGTCTGTGttgtaatcagtaatgtaatttttggattacccaaactcagtaacgtaatctgattacgtccagttactttccctttaagaggcattagaagaagacaaaaggatccatcaaatgcatttggtgtgtcatcatagtggtctctgacttgtggtcagactcgctcaggtgtaACAAAATTAAACTTGcaacttttttcaatgctgaattgaatgtcattgagaaaacagaaaggagtcataatgtattttttttcgcaaacatcctttctgaatggAAAAGtcatccaagaagtaatcatgaTCGAGTTTTTCAAAAGTttaatcagattacatgtaatcagttactccccaaccttGCGCgcgacacccacacacacacacacacacacacacacacacacacacacacacacacacacacacacacacacacacacacacacacacacacacacacacacacacacacacacacacacacatacacacacatacacacacacacacaagatggcGATTCAGATTGGCCATGCTTGCATAGTATTTGTGCAATCCATTGTGTTATAATTCTGTTATGGACGGGCCACACGTATATCGATTCTTTCTCAACAGAGGATTTCTGTCAATGTTACTCAATATGCGTGGTTGCGTGCACTGCCATGTTTGTGTCAGTTGTTAGCACTTGTTTATGTTGGTCAGCTCTAACACAGAGAAAGCATTACTTCCTAATCCTAATGCATCATCCAGTAGCTAATGACACCCAGACCAGAGCTATTAGAGCTACTGTAATACCTCATAGTTCCATGTCAGTATCTCTCCTCACCCAGAGCAGAGCACAGCAGAGCAGACTACAGTTTTTACTACATATGTTATATGGGATGTGGAGGAGGGACCCATTGTTCTCTATCTGTCAGCCAAGTTACTGTAGGAGtgaatggggtaagttgagccaaagaggtaagttgagccacccttgtttctaggaaatcaaacacaaaattaataatttgaccaaatatttaggaagaggtcatcatttcat
This window encodes:
- the LOC121573688 gene encoding transgelin-2, which produces MANKGPSYGLSREVQSKIDKKYDQDLEERLTEWIIAQCGAGVGQPEAGKTGWQNWLKDGCVLCELINSLSSGNKPIRKIQSSGMAFKQMEQISQFLNAAEKYGITKTDMFQTVDLWEGKDLAAVQRTLMALGSMAVTRDDGTYHGDPNWFHKKSVENRREFSEDQLNEGKSVIGLQMGTNKGASQAGMTGYGRPRQILNNNP